A genomic region of Xanthomonas fragariae contains the following coding sequences:
- the zwf gene encoding glucose-6-phosphate dehydrogenase, whose product MHNTLILFGATGDLAQRYLFPSLLRLFVDGLLPEDFRIRALALSPHDTEAFREVLRPRLTDALPIAAPEQIETLLQRVDYRSVDLRDAESVANAVRELASRHCVSYLAIPPDLYISTCQGLALGGALAAPHRLMLEKPIGHDSDSAREILQLIGALIDEDRVFRLDHYLGKAAVQNLIALRFGNTLLEAVWNRTYIESVQILVAESEGVDGRDAYYARSGALRDMVQSHILQLLCLVAMEPPASLEADRIRDEKVKVLRSLRPMSAEHAARDSVRGRYTAGTIDGQPAQAYHPPKGIDVETLVAVTAHIDNWRWAGVPFHLCTGKRLAERSTRIVVTLKPVTHWLFERPDRQNAVPNRLTFQLQPQENIELGLMSSLAGPEWGAIELQPLELELSMPTGLHRRIAYERLFVDAFNGNPALFVRDDEVKAAWAWIDSVSNAWKDAQLPLQPYPAGSWGPESATHFLPPATDAQGNNA is encoded by the coding sequence ATGCACAACACGCTGATCCTGTTCGGCGCCACCGGCGATCTCGCCCAGCGCTATCTCTTTCCTTCGCTGCTGCGATTGTTCGTCGATGGCCTGCTGCCGGAGGATTTCCGTATCCGCGCGCTGGCGTTGTCGCCGCACGACACCGAGGCGTTTCGCGAGGTGCTGCGCCCGCGCCTGACCGACGCCTTGCCGATCGCAGCGCCCGAACAGATCGAGACGCTGCTACAGCGGGTCGACTATCGCTCGGTGGATCTGCGCGATGCCGAGTCGGTGGCCAACGCAGTGCGCGAGCTCGCCAGCCGCCATTGCGTGAGCTATCTGGCGATCCCGCCGGATCTATACATCAGCACCTGTCAGGGTTTGGCCCTGGGCGGTGCATTGGCGGCACCGCATCGACTGATGCTGGAAAAACCGATCGGCCACGATTCGGACAGCGCTCGCGAGATTTTGCAGTTGATCGGGGCATTGATCGACGAAGACCGCGTATTCCGTCTTGACCATTACCTGGGCAAGGCGGCGGTTCAGAATCTGATCGCACTGCGCTTTGGCAATACGCTTCTGGAGGCGGTATGGAATCGCACCTACATCGAGTCGGTGCAGATCCTGGTCGCTGAAAGCGAAGGCGTGGACGGGCGCGATGCCTATTATGCCCGTTCCGGCGCACTGCGCGACATGGTGCAGAGTCATATCCTTCAGCTGCTTTGCCTAGTAGCAATGGAGCCGCCGGCCTCACTGGAAGCCGACCGCATCCGCGACGAGAAAGTCAAAGTGCTGCGCTCACTGCGCCCGATGAGCGCCGAGCATGCCGCCCGCGACAGCGTGCGCGGCCGCTACACCGCTGGCACCATCGACGGTCAGCCGGCGCAGGCCTATCACCCGCCGAAAGGCATCGATGTGGAAACCTTAGTCGCGGTGACCGCGCATATCGACAATTGGCGCTGGGCCGGCGTGCCGTTCCATCTGTGCACCGGCAAGCGCCTGGCCGAACGCTCCACCCGGATCGTGGTGACGCTCAAGCCGGTAACGCATTGGTTGTTCGAGCGACCGGACCGGCAGAACGCGGTGCCCAACCGCCTGACCTTCCAGTTGCAGCCGCAAGAAAACATCGAGCTTGGGCTGATGAGCAGTCTGGCAGGCCCGGAATGGGGCGCGATCGAACTGCAGCCGCTGGAACTGGAACTCTCGATGCCGACCGGTCTGCACCGCCGCATCGCTTACGAGCGACTGTTTGTCGATGCCTTCAACGGCAATCCGGCGCTGTTCGTGCGCGACGACGAGGTCAAGGCCGCCTGGGCCTGGATCGACAGCGTCAGCAATGCGTGGAAAGACGCGCAACTACCACTGCAGCCCTACCCGGCCGGCAGTTGGGGCCCGGAATCGGCCACCCATTTCCTCCCTCCGGCAACCGACGCACAGGGAAACAACGCATGA
- the glk gene encoding glucokinase, protein MTAPSKPVLVADIGGTNARFALADVDASVPLLDDTSREFAVVDFGSLGEAARYYLDQIGVQATQGVFAVAGRVDGDEARITNHPWVISRSRTASMLGFSTLHLINDFAAQAMAISLLRPQDVVQVGGASWRPAPIDQPRNYGVIGPGTGLGAGGLIIRNGRCFPLETEGGHVSFPPGTPEEIRILEILSEQFGRVSNERLICGPGLVNIHRALSEIAGVDPGPLQPKDITARAAAGDLRSSRTIDLFCAIFGAIAGDMVLMQGAWDGVFLTGGLVPKVLDSLQHSGFRQRFEHKGRFSAIMSRVPSLAVMHPHAGLLGAAAYAVDAQRQHPGEQR, encoded by the coding sequence ATGACCGCTCCTTCCAAGCCGGTGCTGGTTGCCGATATCGGCGGAACCAACGCGCGCTTTGCGCTGGCCGATGTCGACGCCTCGGTGCCGCTGCTAGATGACACCTCGCGCGAATTCGCGGTGGTCGACTTCGGTTCGCTCGGCGAAGCCGCACGCTACTACCTCGACCAGATCGGCGTACAGGCCACCCAGGGAGTATTCGCCGTAGCCGGCCGCGTAGATGGCGACGAAGCTCGGATCACCAACCATCCGTGGGTGATCTCGCGCTCGCGCACCGCCAGCATGCTGGGTTTCAGCACGCTGCACCTGATCAACGACTTTGCCGCGCAGGCGATGGCGATCAGCCTGCTACGTCCGCAGGACGTGGTGCAGGTCGGTGGCGCCAGCTGGCGTCCGGCGCCGATCGATCAGCCACGCAACTACGGCGTGATCGGCCCCGGCACCGGCCTGGGCGCGGGTGGCCTGATCATTCGCAATGGGCGCTGTTTTCCGCTGGAAACCGAAGGTGGCCATGTCAGCTTCCCGCCCGGCACTCCGGAGGAGATCCGTATTCTGGAAATCCTCTCCGAGCAGTTCGGCCGGGTTTCCAACGAGCGGCTGATCTGTGGCCCGGGCCTGGTGAACATCCACCGTGCGTTGAGCGAGATTGCCGGGGTCGACCCCGGTCCGCTGCAGCCCAAGGACATCACCGCGCGTGCGGCTGCGGGCGACCTGCGGTCGTCGCGCACGATCGATCTGTTCTGCGCCATCTTTGGCGCGATTGCCGGGGACATGGTGTTGATGCAAGGCGCGTGGGATGGCGTGTTCCTCACTGGCGGGCTGGTGCCCAAGGTGCTGGATTCGCTGCAGCATTCCGGATTCCGTCAGCGCTTCGAACACAAGGGCCGCTTCTCCGCGATCATGTCGCGGGTACCGTCGCTGGCGGTCATGCATCCGCATGCCGGCCTGCTCGGTGCCGCGGCGTATGCGGTGGATGCGCAACGTCAGCACCCCGGAGAGCAGCGATGA
- the pgl gene encoding 6-phosphogluconolactonase: MNLQDNPRITLVRHDDPAEWTETVASEMADLLEQEISRRGQARMLLSGGTTPAPVYESLAHRPLDWSRVEVGLVDERWLSPQDQDSNAWLVNHSFLTHAPAATFTPLVRPGKQLPECVHTANLQATHAEPACLAVLGMGGDGHTASLFPGSTELTKALASPQPYASLDATGCPGSNQWPLRITLTPAGLAAIPTRLLLLRGKQKLDVLQAALAGDDVSEYPIRVALRQPGPQLRVHWCN, translated from the coding sequence ATGAATCTGCAAGACAATCCGCGCATCACCCTGGTGCGCCACGACGACCCTGCCGAATGGACCGAGACGGTGGCCAGCGAGATGGCCGATCTGCTGGAACAGGAAATTTCACGTCGTGGCCAGGCGCGCATGCTGCTGTCCGGCGGCACCACCCCGGCGCCGGTATACGAATCCCTCGCCCACCGTCCGCTGGACTGGTCGCGGGTGGAAGTCGGCCTGGTCGATGAGCGTTGGTTATCGCCGCAGGATCAGGACAGCAATGCGTGGCTGGTGAATCACAGCTTCCTGACCCACGCACCGGCCGCGACCTTCACTCCGCTGGTGCGCCCGGGCAAGCAATTGCCCGAGTGCGTGCATACCGCGAATCTGCAGGCCACGCATGCCGAACCGGCCTGTCTGGCGGTGCTGGGGATGGGTGGCGACGGACATACCGCGTCGCTTTTTCCAGGATCGACGGAGCTGACCAAGGCGCTTGCCAGCCCGCAGCCCTACGCGTCGCTGGATGCCACCGGCTGCCCTGGATCAAATCAGTGGCCGTTGCGTATCACCTTGACGCCGGCCGGACTCGCTGCAATCCCAACCCGCCTGCTATTGCTGCGCGGCAAGCAGAAGCTCGACGTGTTGCAAGCTGCGTTGGCGGGCGACGACGTCAGCGAGTACCCGATCCGGGTGGCGTTACGGCAGCCTGGTCCACAGTTGCGGGTGCATTGGTGTAATTAA
- the edd gene encoding phosphogluconate dehydratase, translating to MILHPNIQAVTDRIRKRSAQSRAAYLAGLDAALREGPFRRRLSCGNLAHGFAASEPTDKSRLRSATTPNLGIITAYNDMLSAHQPFEHYPQLIRETARTLGATAQVAGGVPAMCDGVTQGRAGMELSLFSRDNIAQAAAIGLSHDMFDSLVYLGVCDKIVPGLLIGALAFGHLPALFMPAGPMTPGIPNKQKAEIRERYAAGEATRAELLEAESSSYHSPGTCTFYGTANSNQVLLEAMGVQLPGASFVNPELPLRDALTRSGTERALAISALGQDFRPFGRLIDERAIVNAVVALMATGGSTNHTVHWIAVARAAGIVLTWDDMDLISQTVPLLTRIYPNGEADVNRFQAAGGTAFVFRELMDAGLMHDDIPTVVEGGMRAYANEPRLQDGKVVYVPGIATTADDSVARPVSDAFESQGGLRLLRGNLGRSLIKLSAVKPQHRKIEAPAVVIDTPQVLNKLHAAGVLPHDFVVVLRYQGPRANGMPELHSMAPLLGLLQNQGRRVALVTDGRLSGASGKFPAAIHMTPEAARGGPIGRVREGDIVRLDGEAGTLEVLVSAEEWASREIAPNTAVTGNDLGRNLFAINRQVVGPADQGAISISCGPTHPDGALWSYDAEYELGANATAAAAPHESKDA from the coding sequence ATGATCCTGCATCCGAACATCCAAGCTGTCACCGACCGTATCCGCAAGCGCAGCGCTCAGTCGCGCGCGGCTTATCTGGCCGGTCTCGATGCCGCCCTGCGCGAGGGCCCATTCCGCAGGCGTTTGAGCTGCGGCAACCTTGCGCACGGATTCGCGGCCTCCGAGCCGACCGACAAATCGCGTCTGCGCAGTGCGACCACGCCCAACCTCGGCATCATCACCGCCTATAACGACATGCTGTCGGCGCATCAGCCTTTCGAGCATTACCCGCAGCTGATCCGCGAAACCGCCCGCACGCTCGGTGCCACCGCGCAGGTCGCCGGCGGCGTGCCGGCGATGTGCGATGGCGTGACCCAGGGCCGTGCCGGCATGGAGTTGTCGCTGTTCTCGCGGGACAACATTGCACAGGCCGCAGCGATCGGCCTGAGCCACGACATGTTCGACAGCCTTGTTTACCTGGGCGTGTGCGACAAAATCGTGCCGGGCCTGCTAATCGGCGCGCTGGCGTTCGGTCATCTGCCGGCGCTGTTCATGCCGGCCGGACCGATGACCCCGGGCATTCCGAACAAGCAGAAGGCCGAAATACGCGAGCGCTATGCCGCTGGCGAAGCCACCCGTGCCGAGTTGCTGGAAGCCGAGTCGTCGTCCTACCACTCGCCCGGCACCTGCACGTTCTACGGCACGGCCAACTCCAACCAGGTACTGCTCGAAGCGATGGGCGTGCAGTTGCCCGGCGCCTCGTTCGTCAACCCGGAACTGCCGCTGCGCGATGCATTGACCCGTTCGGGCACCGAGCGTGCGCTGGCAATTTCTGCGTTAGGCCAGGATTTCCGCCCGTTCGGCCGATTGATCGACGAGCGCGCCATCGTCAATGCCGTGGTCGCCTTGATGGCCACCGGCGGCTCGACCAATCACACCGTCCACTGGATTGCCGTGGCACGTGCGGCCGGCATCGTGCTGACCTGGGACGACATGGATCTGATCTCGCAGACCGTGCCGCTGTTGACCCGCATCTACCCCAATGGCGAGGCGGATGTGAACCGCTTCCAGGCCGCTGGCGGCACCGCGTTCGTGTTCCGTGAACTGATGGACGCCGGGCTGATGCACGACGACATTCCCACGGTGGTCGAGGGCGGCATGCGTGCCTACGCCAACGAGCCGCGCCTGCAGGACGGCAAGGTCGTGTATGTGCCCGGCATCGCGACCACTGCCGACGACAGCGTCGCGCGCCCCGTCAGCGATGCATTCGAATCCCAAGGCGGCCTGCGCTTGCTGCGCGGCAACCTTGGCCGCTCGCTGATCAAACTGTCGGCAGTCAAGCCGCAGCACCGCAAGATCGAAGCGCCGGCAGTCGTGATTGATACGCCGCAGGTGCTCAACAAGTTGCACGCAGCTGGCGTGCTGCCGCACGATTTTGTGGTGGTGTTGCGCTACCAGGGCCCACGCGCAAACGGCATGCCGGAGTTGCACTCGATGGCGCCGCTGCTAGGCCTGCTGCAGAACCAGGGCCGGCGCGTGGCGCTGGTCACCGACGGCCGTTTGTCGGGGGCCTCGGGCAAGTTCCCCGCAGCGATTCACATGACGCCCGAAGCTGCGCGCGGTGGCCCGATCGGGCGTGTGCGCGAAGGCGACATCGTGCGTCTGGACGGCGAAGCCGGCACGCTGGAGGTACTGGTGTCGGCCGAAGAATGGGCATCGCGCGAAATCGCACCGAACACCGCAGTGACCGGCAACGATCTAGGTCGCAACCTGTTCGCCATCAATCGCCAAGTGGTTGGCCCGGCCGACCAGGGTGCCATTTCGATTTCCTGCGGCCCGACCCATCCGGACGGCGCGCTGTGGAGCTACGACGCCGAATACGAACTCGGCGCCAATGCGACCGCCGCGGCGGCACCGCACGAGTCCAAGGACGCCTGA
- a CDS encoding bifunctional 4-hydroxy-2-oxoglutarate aldolase/2-dehydro-3-deoxy-phosphogluconate aldolase, whose product MTIAQNQNTAEQLLRDAGILPVVTVDTLDQARRVADALLEGGLPAIELTLRTPIAIEALAMLKRELPNIVIGAGTVLSELQLRQSVDAGADFLVTPGTPAPLARLLAEAPIPAVPGAATPTELLTLMGLGFRVCKLFPATAIGGLQMLKGLAGPLSELKLCPTGGISEANAAEFLSQPNVLCIGGSWMVPKDWLAQGQWDKVKESSAKAAAIVRQVRAA is encoded by the coding sequence ATGACGATTGCCCAGAACCAGAACACCGCCGAACAGCTGCTGCGCGATGCCGGCATTCTGCCGGTGGTGACTGTTGATACGCTGGACCAGGCCCGCCGCGTCGCCGATGCGCTGCTCGAGGGCGGCCTACCCGCAATCGAGCTAACCCTGCGCACGCCGATCGCGATCGAAGCGCTGGCCATGCTCAAGCGCGAACTGCCCAATATCGTGATCGGCGCCGGCACCGTGCTGAGCGAACTTCAGCTGCGTCAGTCGGTAGATGCCGGTGCGGACTTCCTGGTGACCCCCGGTACGCCTGCGCCGCTGGCTCGCTTGCTGGCAGAGGCGCCAATTCCTGCAGTGCCTGGCGCAGCAACGCCGACCGAACTGCTGACCCTTATGGGCCTGGGTTTCCGCGTCTGCAAGCTGTTCCCGGCCACCGCCATCGGCGGCCTGCAAATGCTCAAGGGGCTGGCTGGTCCATTGTCCGAACTCAAGCTGTGCCCCACTGGCGGCATCAGCGAGGCCAATGCAGCCGAGTTTCTGTCGCAGCCAAATGTGCTGTGCATCGGCGGCTCGTGGATGGTGCCCAAGGACTGGCTGGCTCAGGGTCAATGGGACAAGGTCAAGGAAAGCTCGGCCAAGGCTGCTGCGATCGTTCGGCAGGTACGCGCTGCCTGA
- a CDS encoding c-type cytochrome, which yields MRPQPLAACLALVVFLPFGGASATPSATPAAPATPAAAAATPAPAAPTGNPSNGRLLAYTCQGCHGVTGYKNAYPSYRVPKIGGQSSQYLTQALTEYRQGKRKHPTMQAQAQSFSEQDIADISAFLSTLK from the coding sequence ATGCGCCCGCAGCCGCTCGCCGCTTGTCTCGCTCTGGTCGTCTTCCTGCCGTTTGGGGGCGCATCAGCAACACCGTCAGCTACGCCTGCAGCACCGGCCACGCCGGCTGCCGCCGCGGCGACTCCCGCACCCGCGGCGCCGACCGGCAATCCTTCCAATGGTCGCCTGCTCGCCTATACCTGCCAGGGCTGCCACGGCGTCACCGGCTACAAGAACGCCTACCCTAGCTACCGCGTCCCCAAGATCGGCGGCCAGTCCAGCCAGTATCTGACCCAGGCGTTGACCGAATACCGGCAGGGCAAGCGCAAACACCCGACCATGCAGGCGCAGGCGCAGAGTTTCTCCGAGCAGGACATCGCCGACATCTCCGCCTTCCTGTCCACCCTCAAGTAA
- a CDS encoding c-type cytochrome — translation MPNALHAPRLAIVLVAALMMAACSQSQVESTDHSAGDTGHASGEHGSGSSAGLPAGRAAAGDKLAHAKGKATGQSCVDCHGADGNAPIDPGYPKLGGQYGDYLAHALQAYRSGDRQHPLMTAQATTLSDQDIADLAAYFGARQTQLRDLHGVN, via the coding sequence ATGCCGAACGCCCTGCACGCTCCGCGTCTAGCCATCGTCCTGGTTGCCGCACTGATGATGGCGGCCTGCTCCCAATCCCAGGTCGAATCCACCGACCATTCCGCCGGCGATACCGGCCACGCTAGCGGCGAACATGGCTCAGGTTCGTCGGCCGGCCTGCCCGCCGGCCGCGCTGCAGCCGGCGACAAACTGGCACACGCAAAAGGCAAAGCCACTGGCCAGAGCTGCGTGGATTGCCACGGCGCTGACGGCAATGCGCCTATCGATCCCGGCTATCCCAAACTCGGCGGCCAGTACGGCGACTATCTTGCGCATGCCTTGCAGGCCTATCGCAGCGGCGATCGCCAGCACCCGCTGATGACTGCGCAGGCCACCACGCTGAGCGACCAGGATATTGCCGATCTCGCTGCGTATTTCGGCGCACGGCAGACGCAGCTGCGCGATCTGCACGGCGTCAACTGA
- a CDS encoding IS5 family transposase has translation MRTRRPAAEDRPADEVFRSRLENQIDLRHPLARLSQRMPWTALEQALSSRLPATQAGGGRPALPVRLIAGLLYLKHAYDLSDEAVCERWLENPYWQFFTGEVVFQTRLPCDASSLTRWRQRLGEAGMEELLAHTINAAHAMQAVDARELSRVIVDTTVQEKAIAYPTDSRLLEVARKKLVLLAKRHGIGLRQSYARQGPALSRKAGRYAHARQFKRMRRVLRRQRTVLGRLVRDIQRKLDQVNTGVRERIAVWLERAQRLCTQRPKDKQKPYALHAPEVECIGKGKARQAYEFGVKVGIAVTACKGLVVGARSFPGNPYDGDTLAEQLEQTRGLLQDVSVEPTVAIVDLGDRGRAVDGVQVLHRGKAKTLTRRQWRWIKRRQAVEPVIGHLKDDCRLRRCRLKGAQGDALHVLGCAAGYNLRWLLRWIAFLRAWMRAMGWSSLSAVPLSPTALGA, from the coding sequence ATGCGTACACGCCGTCCTGCTGCCGAAGACAGACCCGCCGACGAGGTGTTTCGTTCGCGGCTGGAGAACCAGATCGATCTGCGTCATCCGCTGGCGCGGCTGAGCCAACGGATGCCGTGGACGGCGTTGGAGCAAGCACTTTCATCGCGCTTGCCGGCCACCCAGGCCGGTGGCGGTCGGCCGGCATTGCCGGTGCGGCTGATTGCCGGTTTGCTCTACCTCAAACACGCCTACGACCTGTCCGATGAAGCGGTGTGCGAGCGCTGGCTGGAGAATCCGTACTGGCAGTTCTTCACCGGCGAGGTCGTGTTCCAGACGCGTTTGCCGTGCGATGCCAGCTCGCTGACGCGCTGGCGGCAGCGCCTGGGTGAGGCCGGGATGGAAGAGCTGCTGGCGCACACCATCAACGCCGCGCATGCGATGCAGGCGGTGGACGCACGCGAGTTGTCGCGGGTGATCGTGGACACCACGGTGCAGGAAAAGGCGATCGCCTATCCGACCGACAGCCGTTTGCTGGAGGTGGCACGCAAGAAGCTGGTGTTACTGGCCAAGCGGCACGGCATCGGATTGCGGCAGAGCTACGCGCGGCAAGGCCCGGCCCTGAGCCGCAAGGCAGGTCGGTATGCGCATGCGCGCCAGTTCAAGCGGATGCGGCGCGTGCTGCGACGTCAACGCACAGTGCTGGGACGGCTCGTGCGCGACATCCAACGCAAACTCGATCAGGTAAACACCGGCGTGCGCGAGCGCATCGCTGTCTGGCTGGAACGTGCGCAACGGCTGTGCACGCAGCGTCCGAAGGACAAACAAAAACCCTACGCATTGCATGCCCCGGAAGTGGAATGCATCGGCAAGGGCAAGGCGCGTCAAGCGTACGAATTCGGCGTCAAGGTCGGCATTGCGGTCACCGCCTGCAAGGGATTGGTCGTGGGTGCGCGCAGCTTCCCGGGCAACCCGTACGACGGCGATACCTTGGCCGAGCAGCTGGAGCAGACACGCGGGTTGCTGCAGGATGTGAGCGTAGAACCGACGGTGGCGATCGTGGACCTGGGCGATCGCGGGCGCGCGGTCGATGGCGTGCAGGTCCTGCATCGCGGCAAGGCCAAGACGCTGACGCGACGGCAATGGCGCTGGATCAAGCGACGGCAGGCGGTGGAGCCGGTGATCGGACATCTGAAAGACGACTGCAGGTTGCGTCGCTGCAGGCTGAAAGGTGCCCAAGGCGATGCGCTGCACGTGCTCGGCTGCGCGGCCGGCTACAACCTGCGCTGGCTGCTGCGCTGGATCGCGTTTTTGCGTGCCTGGATGCGGGCGATGGGATGGTCATCCTTGAGCGCCGTGCCGCTGTCACCGACGGCACTTGGCGCTTGA
- a CDS encoding response regulator — protein sequence MSALRGVRVLVVENDDMNAMLLDLQLVRAGAAVVGPVGEVQEALQLINANAPDIAVLDYRLGNGETSEPVARLLAERGIPFVLATGVASASIPSGFERGVMLTKPYLSEELVGALSRARQLSGANS from the coding sequence ATGTCGGCATTGCGTGGAGTTCGGGTACTCGTGGTCGAAAACGATGACATGAATGCCATGCTGCTCGACCTGCAGCTTGTTCGGGCGGGTGCGGCTGTGGTCGGCCCGGTCGGCGAAGTCCAAGAAGCGTTGCAGCTAATCAATGCCAACGCCCCGGACATCGCAGTCCTGGACTATCGTCTGGGCAATGGCGAAACCAGCGAGCCGGTCGCACGGTTGTTGGCAGAGCGTGGAATTCCGTTCGTTCTTGCCACAGGTGTTGCCAGCGCCAGCATCCCAAGCGGTTTCGAGCGCGGCGTGATGCTGACCAAGCCCTACTTGTCCGAAGAATTGGTCGGCGCGCTGTCCAGAGCACGCCAGCTGAGCGGCGCCAACAGTTAA